The Intrasporangium calvum DSM 43043 sequence GCCCACCAGGTCGAGGAGCGGATCGAGGAGTATGCCCCGGGCTTCCGGGACCGGGTCCTCGACCGACGGGTGCTGGGACCGGCCGAGCTGGAGCGCCGCAACGAGAACCTCGTCGGAGGTGCGGTCAACGGCGGCACGGCGGCGATCCACCAACAGCTCTTCTGGCGGCCCGTGCCCGGCTGGGGCCGCCCGGAGACGCCGGTCCAAGGGCTCTATCTGGCCTCGGCCTCCGCCCACCCGGGGGGTGGCGTGCACGGAGCGTGCGGGTCGAACGCGGCGCGCGCCGCCCTCGCCCATGACCGTCTCGAGCGGCTCACCGCCCGTCGCATCCGCCCGGTGGGTCCGGGCCCCCGGCTGGGTAGGAGACAACCATGAGCCGCACGACCCGCCTCATGAGCTGCAGTCCGGACGACGTCTTCGAGATCCTTGCTGACGGCTGGAGCTTCGCGTCCTGGGTCGTCGGGGCAGCGCGGATCCGCGAGGTCGACGCCACCTGGCCGCAGTCGGGCAGTCGGATCCACCACTCGGTCGGCCTCTGGCCGGCCCTCATCGACGACACGACGTCGGTGCTCCATCTGGACCGACCGCACGCGCTCGAGCTCAAGGTCCGCGCCTGGCCGACGGGCGAGGGCAAGGTGCGCCTCGAGTGCGTTCCCGAGGAGGGTGGCACCCGCGTCATCATGACCGAGGACGCGACGAAGGGGCCCGCCACCCTGGTGCCCCGCCTCGTCCGGGACCCGGTGCTCGACGCCCGCAACACCGAGGCGCTCCGACGGCTCGCCTACCTCGCTGAACGCAAGGCCGCCGAGTCCCGGCCCGCGAAGCGGGTAGAGAAGTCGTAACGAGGGTGCGCGCGAAGCGCACTCTGAACGTCTCTCCGCAGTCCAGACCAGTTCGACTCGAACAACCGAAGGGAACCCACCGATGTCCGGTGTCATCACGCTGATCAAGGAAGACCACCAGAAGCTCGAGTCCGTCTTCAAGAAGCTCGAGAAGGCGGAGCCGCAGGAGATCCCGGGCCTGCTCCGACAGGTGCAGGAGCTGCTCGTCCCGCACTCCAAGGCAGAGGAGAAGGTGGTCTACCCGGCGATCAGGTCGACCGTTCCGGACGAGTCGTCCGACATCGAGGACGGCCTCGAGGAGCACCACCACGTCGAGGAGACGCTCGAGCAGCTGCTCGCCTCCGACCCGGAGGCTCCCGGCGTCGACGGCCTCATCGCCGCGATGATCGGCGAGGTCCGTCACCACGTGGAGGAGGAGGAGGAGCAGATCCTTCCCGCCTTCGGTGACGCGGCGAGCAACCAGCAGCTGAGCGACCTCGGCGAGCAGTTCACCGCCGCCAAGGAAGAGGAGCTGCGGGCCCTCAAGGCGGGCTCCGCGGGCGCGTGATCGCGTAGTCGGTGGCGCCTCACGGCGCCGGAAGCCCCCTCATCGCACGGAGGGTCCTGAACGCCCTGTTCCCAGCGGACAGGGCGTTCAGTCTGCCCGCGGTGGGCCTCGAGGGCCCCCACCCGCTGACGCCGGGGCGCGCGGTTCCGGTCCCGGCTGCGTGGGTAGGGGAGTGACGTCGCCGACCTGTAGATCCGAGAAAGGAAAGATCATGCCGCGCCGTCGTGATCCGGGTCCGTCAGTCAAGGACAAGAAGCTCTACGAGTCGCTCCGTGACGAGGGGGCGAGCAAGGAGAAGGCCGCCCGCATCGCCAACGCGGCCGCCAAGACCTCCCGCAGCGCCGTCGGACGCAAGGGCGGCTCGTCGGGAGACTACGAGGACTGGACGAAGGACCGGCTGCTGAAGCGGGCCCGCGAGATCGGCATCGAGGGCCGCTCGAAGATGGACAAGGGAGAGCTCGTCAAGGCCCTGCGGAACCACTGACGGGGCCGGCGATGCTGATGACCGAGGGCCTCGCGCTCGGGGCCGGCTGGCTCGTCTTCCTCGGGCTCGTGGGGTTTCTCGCCCACATGCTCCTCGGCCGGCGTCGATGAGGGCGGCGCGGTGGCCGCTCGCAGCGTGCCTGGTGCTCGCCGGCTGCGTCGCCCCGGCGGCCGACACCGGTGCCTTCGAGCACAACGCCCTGGGCGCGCTCGAGTCCGCCGTCTCGACCGCTCGGGTGGCGGCCGTGGCGCTGGACGCCCGCGCGAGGGACCGCGTCACGTTCGCCTACGCCAACACGGTCGTCACCGAGGCGGAGGACGCGATCGACCCGATCGTGGCGAGCTTCGGAGTCGTCGACCCACCTGACCGCAGCGTCGACCCCTTGCGGAGGGAGGTGCTCGACCACCTCGGCGAGACCGGTGACCTGCTGGCCGAAGCGCGGATCGCCGTGCGGCGCGGTGACGTCCGCGCCATGACCGACCTCGCCGCCGGGCTCCGGCGGGTCGCCGACGGCATGGATCAGCAGGCCGAGGAGCTCTCGTGAAGAAGCTCTTCGCCATCGCGCTGGGGATCCTCACGGCCATCGGTGGCTTCGTCGACATCGGGGACCTCGTTGCCAACGGGCTCGTCGGCGCCCGCTTCGGGATGTCGCTCGCGTGGGTCGTCGTCGTCGGCATCGTGGGGATCTGTGTCTTCGCCGAGATGAGCGGGAGGGTGGCGGCCGTCAGCGGGCGCGCGACCTTCGACCTCATCCGGGAGCGCCTCGGGCCCCGGGTCGGGCTGCTCAACCTCGCTGCCTCGATGGCGGTCACGCTGTTGACCTACACGGCGGAGATCGGTGGTGTGGCGCTCGCCCTGGAGCTGGCGACCAGCGTCAACCCGTACCTCTGGATCCCCGTGGTCGGAGCGGCGGTCTGGCTCGTCCTCTGGCGGGTGCGCTTCTCGTTGCTGGAGAACGCCTTCGGCCTCGCCGGCCTCGCCCTCATCGTCTTCGCCGTCGCGCTCTGGCAGCTCGGCCCGGACTGGTCGGCGCTCTGGGAGTCGGCGAGCCGACCCGCGCTGCCGGAGGGCGAGAGCCGGGCCGTCTACTTCTACTACGCCATCGCCCTGTTCGGGGCGGCGATGACCCCCTACGAGGTGTTCTTCTTCTCGAGCGGGGGCGTCGAGGAGGGCTGGACCGAGAAGGATCTCGGCGTCATGCGGGCCAACGTCTTCATCGGCTTCCCGCTGGGTGGCCTGCTGTCGCTCGCCATCGCCGCGACCGCTGCGGTCACCTTCCTCCCGCAGGGGATCCAGGTGGACAGCCTGAGCCAGATCGGCCTGCCCGTCGGGCTCGCCCTGGGCAAGCTCGGCCTGGCCTTCCTGCTCCTCGGCTTCTTCGCCGCCACGTTCGGGGCCGCGTGCGAGACCGGCCTCTCCGTCGGCTACAGCATCTCGCAGTACTTCGGCTGGCAGTGGGGGAAGTTCGTCGAGCCGCTCCGCGCAGCCCGCTTCCACACCGTGGTGCTGCTCAGCACCATCATCGGGGTGGGCGTCCTCCTCACGACCGTGGACCCGATCATGCTGACCGAGTACTCCATCGTCTTCAGTGCCGTGGCGCTGCCACTCACCTACTTCCCCATCCTCGTCGTCGCGAACGACCGGACCTACATGGGGAACCACACGAACGGGCGGCTCGCCAACACCCTCGGCACGATCTACCTGTTCATCGTGGGCGTGGCCGCCGTCGCGGCGATCCCGCTCATGGTCCTGACGAGAGCGGGGCAGTGACGTGGCCGACGACCACCTGGACCTCGTCCTTCGCGTGCTGGACCACCAGATCCTCGGCCCGGACCGGGAGCTGGTCGGCAAGGTCGACGACCTGGAGCTCACCCCCACGGAGTCGGGACTGGCCGTGACCGGTGTCGTCGTCGGACCGGGAGGGCTCAGCCAGCGGCTGCCCGGGCGGCTCGGTGACTGGGTCGCCGCCGTGTGGCGACGACTGTCGAGCAGCTCGGACCCCCAGCCGGTCGTCGTGCCGATCGTCCACGTCGCCGACCTCGGGTCGGGCGTCGTGCTGACCGGCCGCGCCGCGACAGCGCTCCAGCGCTCGTTCGGCCTCGAGCAGTGGCTGCGTCAGTACGTCGTCTCCCGGATTCCCGGTGCCAAGGGCGGCGAGGAGGACCGGGCACCGGACTCGGATGAGTCACCAAGCCGGGACGAGCCCCTCGTCAACCTCACCGACCCGCCGACCCGCCCGCCCGGCCCGCACACCCGGTGGCTCAGCCAGCTGCTCGGAGCCCCGGTGGTGGACGAGTCGGGCCGCCACCTCGGCAGCCTCATCGAGCTGCACTGCGGCATCGGCAACGAGCGCTGGACGGTGACCCACCTGCAGGTCACCCGTTCTCCGCTCGGCACTGAGCTGGGCTACCACGCCGACCCCGACCAGGGCCCGGTGGTGCTCCAGCGGGCGTTCCGCCGCCTCCAGCGCCACGACCTGCTCATCGCCGTGGGCGAGGTCCGAGAGATCGACACCGAGCCGCCGAGGGTCGTCGTGGAGACCCGGGACGACCGGCGACACCCCCACCACGACGCGGCGGCTCCCTGACCCGGGGACCGAGCCCAGCGGCATACGACATCACGGCCCCTTGGAAAGGCAGCGACATGAGCACCCACGAAGGCACCCACGGCAGCGTCTGGCTCGACGACCCCGGCCGGCGGCGGCAACCGGCATCCCCCCTGGTCGGGGACGCCGAGGCGGACGTGGTCGTCGTCGGCGCCGGCATCACGGGGCTCACCACGGCCCTGCTCGCGGCGCGCGACGGCAACCGGGTCGTCGTCCTCGAGGCCCGCCGGGTCGGCGACGGCACGACCGGCTACACGACGGGCAAGGTCACCGCCCAGCACTCCCTCATCTACGCGCACCTCGTCGAGTGGGCGGGCGCGGACCGCGCGCGACAGTACGCCGACGCGAACCGGGCCGGCATCGACCTCGTCGCGCAGCTCGTCGAGGAGCTCCGGATCGACTGCTCGCTGACCCGCGCCGACGCCCTCGTCTACACGACCTCCGAGGACTCCCACAAGATCCGGGCCATGGAGGACGAGGCGGTGGCGGCACGGCGGCTCGGCCTGCCGGCCTCGCTCGTCGGCGAGTCCGGCCTGCCCTTCCCGATCACCGCGGGGGTCAGCTTCACCGACCAGCTGCACCTGCACCCGCGCCGCTACCTCGACGGGCTCGCCGACGCCGTCGTCGCGGCCGGAGGGGTCATCCACGAGCAGACGCGCGTCACCGGCGTGACCGAGGAGCGCGGCCACGTCGTCGTGGAGGCCGACGGCGGAAAGGTCACGGCCACGAGCGCCGTCATCGCGACGCTCCTGCCGTTCGGCCTCGTCGGTGGCTACTTCGCCCGGACCCGCCCGACCATGTCCTACGGCCTCGCGGTGCGACTGCGCGGCGCGGCCCCCGCGGCCATGACGATCTCCGTCGACGACCCCACGCGGTCGACGCGGCCCTGGCCGGACGGAGGGCCCGGTGGCCTCATCGTCGTCGGGGGCGGCCACGAGGTCGGAGCGGACGTCGACACCGAGGGCCGGTACGCGGAGCTCGAGGCGTGGGCCCGGGCGACCTTCGACGTGGCCGAGCTGTCCCACCGGTGGAGTGCCCACGACTACACCACGCCCGACCGGGTGCCCTACATCGGGCGACCACCCCTGCACCGGAACGTCTACGTTGCAACCGGGTTCGGCAAGTGGGGGCTGGCCAACGGCAGTGCCGCCGGCCTCGCCATCAGCCACCTCATCGCCGGCCACGACACCCCGTGGCTGCCGATCTTCGATGCGGGCCGCATCGAGGGCGTGCGGTCCGTGCCCACGCTCGTCGGTGGCAACGTCAAGGTGGCCGCCGAGCTCGTCACGGGGGAGCTGCGGCGCGAGGCGCCCCGGTGCTCCCACATGGGGTGCCGCCTCCGGTGGAACGACGCCGAGGAGACCTGGGACTGCCACTGCCACGGCTCACGCTTCGCCTCGGACGGTCAGGTCCTCGCGGGCCCGGCGGTCACGCCGGTCGACGTCGGTGCGGACGGGTAGGGCTTCCCGGTGACCGCACGGTGGTATCGCAGCGGAGTCATCTACAGCCTCGACGTCCGCCTCTTCCAGGACTCGAACGGCGACGGGATCGGTGACCTCGCGGGTCTGACGAGCCGGCTCGACCACCTCAGCCGGCTCGGCGTCAGCATCCTCTGGCTCAACCCGATCCACCCGACGCCGTTCAAGGACGGGGGCTACGACGTCGCTGACTACTACGACGTCGATCCCGCGCTCGGCAACCTGGGCGACTTCGCGGAGTTCATGGCCGAGTGCGACGAGCGGGGCATCCGGGTCATGCTCGACCTCGTCCTCAACCACACGAGCGACGAGCACCCGTGGTTCCAGGCGGCCCGGTCGGACCCCGACTCGCCCTACCGGGACTGGTACGTCTGGTCCGAGGAGGAACCGCCCGACCGCGACCAGGGGATGGTCTTCCCCGGGGTCCAGGAGTCGACCTGGAGCTACGACGAGACCGCAGGCGCCTGGTACCACCACCGGTTCTACGCCTTCCAGCCCGACCTCAACGTGCTCAACCCGCAGGTGCGCTCCGAGATGAAGAAGATCGTCACCTTCTGGGAGCGCCTCGGGGTGAGCGGGTTCCGGCTCGACGGCGCCCCCTTCCTCATCGAGAAGACGACGGCGGAAGGCGGCGCGGGCCGGGACCACGGGTTCCTCGTCGAGCTGCGGGACCGGCTGTCGTGGCTGCGGGGCGACGCGGTGTTCCTCGCCGAGGCCCACGTCCCGAACGACCAGCTGCTCGAGTTCTTCGGGGACGCCGACGGCGCGGCCAGCCGGGTCCAGATGCTCTTCGCCTTCCGCCTAAACGAGGCGCTGATGCTCTCCTTGGCCCGCCAGGCGGCCGGCGCCATCGAGGATGCCCTGACGGGGCTGCCCCCGCTGCCACGGAACGCCGCGTGGGCCACCTTCCTGCGCAACCACGACGAGGTCGACCTGTCCCAGCTCACCGGGGAGGAGCGGGCTGACGTGTTCGCCGCGTTCGGCCCCGAGCCGGACCACCAGCTCTACGAGCGGGGCATTCGCCGCCGGCTCGCGCCGATGCTCGGGGGTGACGAGGCCCGGCTGCGCCTCGCCTACAGCCTGCAGTTCACGATGCCCGGCACCCCGGTGCTGCGCTACGGCGACGAGATCGGGATGGGGGAGAATCTCGACCTGCCGGAGCGGGACGCGATCCGGACGCCGATGCAGTGGTCGGGCACCGAGAACGGCGGTTTCTCGACCGCGCGGCAGGACCGGCTCATCCGTCCCGTCGTCGACCTCCCGCCCTTCGGCTTCAAGGAGGTCAACGTCACCGACCAGCGGCTCGAGCCGAACTCGCTGCTGACGTGGTTCGAGCGGATGCTCCACACCCTCCGGGAGTGCGAGGAGATCGGCGCCGGCACGCATCGGATCATCGGCGGCCCGCCGCCCGCGGTCCTCGTGCACGTGGCGGAGGGGCCGACGGGGGTCGTCATGTTCGTCCACAACCTGGGTGACACGCCGCAGCACCTCGAGCTCGACGATGTCCCGCTGGGGGAGCAGCCACCCGTCGAGGTGTTCTCCGACCATCCCTACGAGGGCGAGCTCGACCCCACCCGGCTCGACGTCGCGCCCTACGGCTTCCGATGGCTCCGCCTCCGCCGCTCCCACGGTCCCGCTCCCGGCTGACCACGGCCGCAAGGTGGTTCAGCCGTATGCCGCTGGGCTCGCTCGGCGGGTCGGGTGCCCGCCCGATCCGGCGGGCAGCGGAGGACGGGTCAGACGGCGAGCTCGACGCGGAAGTCGGTGCCGTCGTCGGTGAGCACGAAGCCGCCGTCGGTGGGGGAGACCTCGGTGCCGTCGTGTCGGACGGTCGACGGGGTCGCGCCGTGGACGACGAGCCGGAAGGCAGTGCGCCGGAGCTCCGGGTAGCCGCCGCCGGTCACCGAGGCGAGGAGGGTCACCTCGTCGCCCTCTCGGGTCACGGTGAACGTGGTGGTGCGGTGCGCGCCGTCCCGGGAGGCGAAGGTCAGCCCGTCGTCCTCGACGAGCCGTGACTCGTAGCGACCCTCGCCGAGTGGGACGAAGAGGTGCAGGTCGATGGAGGCGGGGTGGTACCCGTCGGTCGACGGTGGGGCCTCGGGCCACATCGGGACGACCGAGCCGGCGCGCGCGTACAGCGGGATCCGGTCCATCGGGGTGGGGGCGATGACGTAGCTGCGCCCGACGTGCGGCTCGTCGGTGAACCAGTCGTACCACCCGCCCGCGGGGAGGTAGACCTGTCGGGCGGTCATGCCCGGCTCGTCGACCGGGGCGACGAGCAGGTCCCGGCCGAACAGGTACTCGTCGTCGATGTCCGCGGCCGCAGACTCGTACTGGAAGTCGAGGACGAGGGGGCGCTGCACCGGCTCGCCGGTCTCCGAGGCGCGGACGAAGGCGGCGTAGATGTAGGGCATCAGCCGGTAGCGGAGTCGGACCGCGTCGCGGACCAGGTCGTGGACGACCTCACCGAAGGCCCAGGCGTACTGGTCGATGTACCCCGTCTCGGAGTGGTTGCGGCAGAACGGCGTCAGGGCGCCGTACTGCATCCAGCGGAGGAGGAGCTCGGCGTTCGCGTTGCCCTGGAACCCGCCGATGTCGGCCCCGACGAAGGGCTGCCCGGAGACACCGAAGCCGCAGCCCATCGTGATGCTCAGCCACAGGTGGTCCCACCGGGACTGGTTGTCGCCCATCCAGTTCGCCGCGTAGCGCTGGATCCCGGCGAAGCCGGCGCGGGAGAGGATGAAGGTGCGCCGGTCGGGCATGGCCTCGAGGAGCCCCTCCGTCGTTCCCATCGCCATGAGCAGGGCGTACTGGTTGTGGAACCGCTCGTGCGGGTGCTCGCCGTGGCCGAAGCGCATCGGCTTCGAGGAGATGACCCCGGTCGCCGGCTCGTTCATGTCGTTCCAGATGCCGGCGAGCCCGGACTGGACGTGCGCGGCGTTGAGCTCGCCCCACCACGCCCGCGCCTCCTCCGTGGCGAAGTCGGGGAAGGCCGTGTTGCCCGGCCAGACCTGCCCGATGTAGACGTCGCCGCCCTCGGTGCGACAGAAGAGGTCGCGCTCGAGGCCCTGGTCGAAGACCCAGTAGCCAGGTTCGAGCTTCACCCCGGGGTCGATGATGGTGATGACCCGGAACCCCTGCTCGCCGAGGCGCTTGACCATGCCAGGGCCGTCCGGGAAGGACTCCGTGTCCCACGTGAACACCCGGTAGCCGTCCATGTAGTCGATGTCGAGCCAGAGGGCGTCGCAGGGGAAGTCGTCGTCGCGGTGCCGCTGGCCGAGGGCCTCCACCGCAGCCTGGTCGTACTTGTGCCAGCGGCACTGGTGGTAGCCGAGCGCCCAGATCGGTGGGAGCGACATCCGGCCGGTCAGATCGGTGTAGGCGCGGACGATCGCGGGCATGTGCGGACCGGCGAAGACGTACTCGGTGTACTGGCCGCCCTCGAAGGTGATGCGGTACTCGTTCGCCGGCGCGAACTCGTAGTGGCCGCGGTAGCCGTTGTCGACGAACGACCCGCTCATCTGACCGTGCGGGTAGAGCTGGTGGTAGAAGAACGGCACGGAGACGTAGTACGGGTCGAACTCCGTGCTCGTGCGGTCGCCGCGGGGGTCGCCGGGCGCCTTGCCGGACGTGAACTCCTGGGAGCCGACCTCGCTAAGGACGTCGTTGTTCCACAGGGTGAAGTCGCGGCCCTTCCGGTCGTTGCGCCCGCCCTTCTCGCCGAGCCCGAAGATCCGGTCCGCGCCGCCGCACCGACGCCGGAGGGTGAACGTGTCGTTGAGCGTGGCGTAGGCCCAGTAGCGACCGTCCTCGTCGGCGGCGGTCTCGACCACAGGTGTGCCGTCGGTGCGGTGGACGTCGACGCGGAACGGGTCGAGCCAGAGGGAGACGACCAAGGCCGAGGTGACGAGCCGGACCCGGTCGTCGTCCTCCTCGAGCTCGAAGCGGACCGGTTCGGCGAGGGGGTCGACGCAGACGGCGTGGGTCGGCTCCTCGTCGAAGGTCCCGCCTCGGCTGATCTTGAGGCGCACGACGTCCTCGCGCACGAGGTCGATCCGCAGCTGTTCGGTGTGCACCTGCGCCACCAGGCCGTGAGCGGTCCGCTCGGTCGAGCTGACCTGCTCGAAACGGATGAAGTGGTCGGTCTGCAGCATGTGGTCCTCCTGGGCCCGCCGGGGGCCGGTAGGGGTCGGAGTCTGCCGTTCCAACGTATCCCGGTCACTCCTCCGTCGCCGACCGGAGTCGATGTGATCGATCGGCCTGCACCTCGATCGATCACATCGAACGCCGGGGTCAGCGGGTCAGGCTCGGGTCAGGCTCGGGTCAGGCCGGCTTCGGCTCGCTCAGGCCGGAGCCGTGGAAGCGGGTGCGATAGACCTCCGCCGCCGTCTCGAGCGCCTCGGGCCCGACCCAGCCGAGCGCTTCGACCGCCCCGATCAGGGGCTCATGGCTGGGCCCGGAGCCGACGACGACGCCGGTCAGCAGCCACAGCCGTTCGTCGGAGTCCGGACCGCGCTGTTCGACGTGGTCGAGGCAGCTGCACAGCCGCCGGGCGACCCAGTCCTCGTCCGGACGGGTCCACCAGGGCTCCGGGGTCAGGCCGCTCGCGGGAAGGCCGGGCAGTGCGACCTCCGCCTCGATGTCCAGGGCGGGATGCTCGGCGTCCGGGCCGGGTCCGGCGGAATGGCGCACGTAGAGGGGCGCCCGGAGCCGGGCCAGCTCGACCACCTCGTCGAAGGTCGCAATGGTGTCCACGTTCTCCTTGTACCCCGCGGGCGCCGCGGCTCGCTGCCTCCGGCCGGAGAAACTGGAATGCCGCTGCCGGCCCTCACCGGCCCTCACCGGCCCTCACCGGCCCTCACCGGCCCTCACCCCGGTCCTCGATCGGTCTTACCCGGCGAGGTGGGCCCACCTCTGCGAGAGCTCGCGCCAGGGACCGACCTCGACGACCCGGCCCGCGTCGAGGAGGACGACTCGGTCGGCCTGGGCCAGGGCGGCCGCCTTGCTCGTCGCGCCGATCACCGTCGCACCGCCGGACCGGAGTGCCGCCCAGAGCTCGATCTCGGTGGCCGCGTCGAGCGCTGAGGACACGTCGTCGGCCAGCAGCAGGTCGGCTTCGCAGGCGAGGGCGCGCGCGAGGGCCAGGCGTTGGACCTGGCCGCCGGAGAGCCGGACCCCTCGGTGGCCGACGAGCGCGTCGGGCCCGCCCGCCTCGGCGACGTCGCGCTCCATCCGGGCGGTCGCGAGGGCCGGCTCGACGCGGCGGCGGGCATGGTCGAGGGCCACGTTGTCCGTGAACGTCCCGGACAGCACCCGGGGCACCTGGGCGATGTGTGAGACCCGGGCGGGTCGCAGCTCCACCTGCGCGTCGCCCACGGGCCGGCCGTTCCAGAGGACCTGGCCGGTGTGGGCCGTCAGACCCACCAGGGCGGAGAGCAGGCTGGACTTGCCCGAGCCGACCTGGCCCAGCAGGAGCACGAGCTCGCCCGCCTCGACCGTGAGGTCGACGTCCTGGACGCCGATGGTGCCGTCGTCGTGGACCGCGGTCAGCCGGTGCAGGGTGAGGGTGCGCAGTGGATCGCGCGGGCCGGGCTCGGGCTCGGCAGCGGTGCCGTGCACCAGGTCGAGGCCCGGGGGCAGGTCCATCAGGTCGCCGCCGCCGGCCAGGTCGCTCGTGGCCCGCATCCAGGCGCGCACGCCGGGTGCCTCGGTGACGACCGACCCGGCGACCCGGCCGAACCAGTCGAAGCCGCTGACGGCGTTCGCGACGAGCAGCGCGATCGCCAGCGGCCACGTGCCGTGGAGCAGGCCCGCCCACGCTGCCACGACACCGCACTGGACCATGACGATCGGCACTCCGTCGAGCAGCGCCTGGACCCGGTGCTCGCGGACGGCCGCATCGACCCGGCCGCCGTCCACCTGGCGCAGGTGCTGGTGCACCTGCGGGGTCGCGGCGGCGAGCTTGACGGTGCGGATCGACTCGAGGGCCGAGACCAGCGACCGACCGAAGCTGGCCCGGGCCGTCGAGGCGGCCGCGGCGGAGCGTCCGGCGACCGGTCGGCCCAGGGTCGAGGCCAGCGCGGAGACGACCATGACCACGAGCAGGACCGCGCCGGCCAGCCACGTGCGGGCGATGAGGGCCGTCATCGAGGCGACGATCAGCCCGTTGACGAAGTCGACCCAGCGGTCGGTGTAGCGCGCGAGGCGGTCCGCGTCCATGGTGCGGGCGACCACCTCACCGGGCGGGGTCCGGACGAGCCGGCGCTGCGCCGTCTGGCCGGCGAGCACCGCGGCGCGCACCCGGAGCCGGACCTCCACCCACCAGTGCGGATAGGTGCGGAACGCCTGCGACAGGACGAGCGGGCCCATCACGAGCGAGACGACGAGCGCACCGAGCCGCCAACCCGGCTGACGTCCGGACTGCAGGTCGGTGACGACGAGACCCCAGACCCAGCCGGTCACCGCGCCGAACGCCCCGGTCAGCGAG is a genomic window containing:
- a CDS encoding glycoside hydrolase family 31 protein; the encoded protein is MLQTDHFIRFEQVSSTERTAHGLVAQVHTEQLRIDLVREDVVRLKISRGGTFDEEPTHAVCVDPLAEPVRFELEEDDDRVRLVTSALVVSLWLDPFRVDVHRTDGTPVVETAADEDGRYWAYATLNDTFTLRRRCGGADRIFGLGEKGGRNDRKGRDFTLWNNDVLSEVGSQEFTSGKAPGDPRGDRTSTEFDPYYVSVPFFYHQLYPHGQMSGSFVDNGYRGHYEFAPANEYRITFEGGQYTEYVFAGPHMPAIVRAYTDLTGRMSLPPIWALGYHQCRWHKYDQAAVEALGQRHRDDDFPCDALWLDIDYMDGYRVFTWDTESFPDGPGMVKRLGEQGFRVITIIDPGVKLEPGYWVFDQGLERDLFCRTEGGDVYIGQVWPGNTAFPDFATEEARAWWGELNAAHVQSGLAGIWNDMNEPATGVISSKPMRFGHGEHPHERFHNQYALLMAMGTTEGLLEAMPDRRTFILSRAGFAGIQRYAANWMGDNQSRWDHLWLSITMGCGFGVSGQPFVGADIGGFQGNANAELLLRWMQYGALTPFCRNHSETGYIDQYAWAFGEVVHDLVRDAVRLRYRLMPYIYAAFVRASETGEPVQRPLVLDFQYESAAADIDDEYLFGRDLLVAPVDEPGMTARQVYLPAGGWYDWFTDEPHVGRSYVIAPTPMDRIPLYARAGSVVPMWPEAPPSTDGYHPASIDLHLFVPLGEGRYESRLVEDDGLTFASRDGAHRTTTFTVTREGDEVTLLASVTGGGYPELRRTAFRLVVHGATPSTVRHDGTEVSPTDGGFVLTDDGTDFRVELAV
- a CDS encoding DUF6098 family protein encodes the protein MDTIATFDEVVELARLRAPLYVRHSAGPGPDAEHPALDIEAEVALPGLPASGLTPEPWWTRPDEDWVARRLCSCLDHVEQRGPDSDERLWLLTGVVVGSGPSHEPLIGAVEALGWVGPEALETAAEVYRTRFHGSGLSEPKPA
- a CDS encoding NRAMP family divalent metal transporter, which codes for MKKLFAIALGILTAIGGFVDIGDLVANGLVGARFGMSLAWVVVVGIVGICVFAEMSGRVAAVSGRATFDLIRERLGPRVGLLNLAASMAVTLLTYTAEIGGVALALELATSVNPYLWIPVVGAAVWLVLWRVRFSLLENAFGLAGLALIVFAVALWQLGPDWSALWESASRPALPEGESRAVYFYYAIALFGAAMTPYEVFFFSSGGVEEGWTEKDLGVMRANVFIGFPLGGLLSLAIAATAAVTFLPQGIQVDSLSQIGLPVGLALGKLGLAFLLLGFFAATFGAACETGLSVGYSISQYFGWQWGKFVEPLRAARFHTVVLLSTIIGVGVLLTTVDPIMLTEYSIVFSAVALPLTYFPILVVANDRTYMGNHTNGRLANTLGTIYLFIVGVAAVAAIPLMVLTRAGQ
- a CDS encoding DUF7218 family protein — its product is MPRRRDPGPSVKDKKLYESLRDEGASKEKAARIANAAAKTSRSAVGRKGGSSGDYEDWTKDRLLKRAREIGIEGRSKMDKGELVKALRNH
- a CDS encoding alpha-amylase family protein, whose amino-acid sequence is MTARWYRSGVIYSLDVRLFQDSNGDGIGDLAGLTSRLDHLSRLGVSILWLNPIHPTPFKDGGYDVADYYDVDPALGNLGDFAEFMAECDERGIRVMLDLVLNHTSDEHPWFQAARSDPDSPYRDWYVWSEEEPPDRDQGMVFPGVQESTWSYDETAGAWYHHRFYAFQPDLNVLNPQVRSEMKKIVTFWERLGVSGFRLDGAPFLIEKTTAEGGAGRDHGFLVELRDRLSWLRGDAVFLAEAHVPNDQLLEFFGDADGAASRVQMLFAFRLNEALMLSLARQAAGAIEDALTGLPPLPRNAAWATFLRNHDEVDLSQLTGEERADVFAAFGPEPDHQLYERGIRRRLAPMLGGDEARLRLAYSLQFTMPGTPVLRYGDEIGMGENLDLPERDAIRTPMQWSGTENGGFSTARQDRLIRPVVDLPPFGFKEVNVTDQRLEPNSLLTWFERMLHTLRECEEIGAGTHRIIGGPPPAVLVHVAEGPTGVVMFVHNLGDTPQHLELDDVPLGEQPPVEVFSDHPYEGELDPTRLDVAPYGFRWLRLRRSHGPAPG
- a CDS encoding FAD-dependent oxidoreductase; this translates as MSTHEGTHGSVWLDDPGRRRQPASPLVGDAEADVVVVGAGITGLTTALLAARDGNRVVVLEARRVGDGTTGYTTGKVTAQHSLIYAHLVEWAGADRARQYADANRAGIDLVAQLVEELRIDCSLTRADALVYTTSEDSHKIRAMEDEAVAARRLGLPASLVGESGLPFPITAGVSFTDQLHLHPRRYLDGLADAVVAAGGVIHEQTRVTGVTEERGHVVVEADGGKVTATSAVIATLLPFGLVGGYFARTRPTMSYGLAVRLRGAAPAAMTISVDDPTRSTRPWPDGGPGGLIVVGGGHEVGADVDTEGRYAELEAWARATFDVAELSHRWSAHDYTTPDRVPYIGRPPLHRNVYVATGFGKWGLANGSAAGLAISHLIAGHDTPWLPIFDAGRIEGVRSVPTLVGGNVKVAAELVTGELRREAPRCSHMGCRLRWNDAEETWDCHCHGSRFASDGQVLAGPAVTPVDVGADG
- a CDS encoding SRPBCC family protein, which codes for MSRTTRLMSCSPDDVFEILADGWSFASWVVGAARIREVDATWPQSGSRIHHSVGLWPALIDDTTSVLHLDRPHALELKVRAWPTGEGKVRLECVPEEGGTRVIMTEDATKGPATLVPRLVRDPVLDARNTEALRRLAYLAERKAAESRPAKRVEKS
- a CDS encoding hemerythrin domain-containing protein; this encodes MSGVITLIKEDHQKLESVFKKLEKAEPQEIPGLLRQVQELLVPHSKAEEKVVYPAIRSTVPDESSDIEDGLEEHHHVEETLEQLLASDPEAPGVDGLIAAMIGEVRHHVEEEEEQILPAFGDAASNQQLSDLGEQFTAAKEEELRALKAGSAGA